In Lycium ferocissimum isolate CSIRO_LF1 chromosome 3, AGI_CSIRO_Lferr_CH_V1, whole genome shotgun sequence, the genomic window ttttatgtaatagTTAATTAGACAAGGTTGAATAATTTAGAGACTTTCTGGTAAAGTTGGGTGACTTTTAGGATCTCTCTTTCCATCTTAAGTGGAGCCCAAGACTTTTGTAACcccaaaataaatttttggaatcaaaataacccattaaaaaaaaaaaaaaaaacctaaatagGCTTATCGCACAGATTATGTGCgtaaaaggaccaaagtgtagtTTTTACACTAAAGTTCTTTTATGCACATAATCTGTGCGTAAAAGAGGTCGGGTCACCCACCCCAACCTTTTTTCTTTGGTAATCAAACtgaaaattaagcttttttccatactttgactgaaaattagtcacgtttcaaaacaccggaatataaatattttatatagaacttaatatcttttttagcgtacaataatgtcggctcattacatcaggtatacatatatatttggatcgtcgttttaggggctgtaaagtgctccgaagtacgtttggaaacttgttatctttaagtttttttggtACTTTGActgaagattagtcacgtttcaaaacgtcggaatataaatattttatatagaacttaatattttttttaggggATAAGGCACCAtaacccccctgaactatacccgaatttgctacgacacaccttacctttcctgtggtcctattacccccctaaacttatttaaaacggaataattacccccctaaaaGCTCGATGCCCACttctcatatgggagagtgacatacactctccttgccacatgtgtatttatttgttttctttttttttttttttaatttttcaccttacgtgtcaatttttttttaaaataaaaataaaaactgaattttcattaaaaaaaatgagttttaaaacccgttttttttttaatttgaaaatttgattttttctaaacccatttaaaaaaaaaaaaaaaaaaaactaaaaacttggattaaaaaactgaattttcttttaaaaaaaaggatttttaaaaccctttttaaaaaaaaattgaaaatttgttttttttttaaaacccgtttttgaaaaagaaaaaaaaactgaaaaatgattttttttttttaaatatggaaaaatggatttgttaaaaatatggaaaacttgattatttttttaaaatgtcttaaaaaaatcttgattttcatgatttcattttcttaggacacttttatttttcaaataaaatccgaaaaagtgtttttcttgccaaaatgtgaaaaaaactaaatttttataaaattttgaaaaaattaattattttcttaacatgtggaaaaccctttttttaaaactaaatgtggaagactagatttattttcaaattttaagaaaatgcagatttttaaggaaaaaaaattaagttttccatattttttatgttttcactctctcaaagagagagtgaaacacactctctttgccacatcagcgtttaggggggtaattattccgttttaaataagtttaggggggtaatagggctcagggaaaggtaaggtgtgtcgtagcaaattcgggtatagttcaggggggtaatggtgccttatcccttttttttagcgtacaataatgtcgtctCATTACATcaggtatacatatatgtttggatcgtcgttttaggggttgtaaagtgctggTATTAAGTacgtttggaaacttgttatctttaagtttttttggtACTTTGAtcaagattagtcacgtttcaaaacgtcggaatataaatattttatatagagcttaatattttttttagcgtacaataatgtcgtttcattacatcaagtatacatatatgtttggatcgtcgttttaggggttgtaaagtgctccgaagtaagtttggaaacttgttatctttaagtttaattgtcatattttatagggttttaaTTAATCTAGGACGTCGCATGAGTTATTAATAATCGAcaataaatactaaaataactaattatcattaaaaaaaataatacccaaaaatatatataatattaacataaaatgtacattttatttacaaatacacaATCTCCTAACGCCTAAGGCCAACCCCACCACCTTCACTATCATCAGGACCCTCTCTCCTCCTCTTAATGACAGGATGATCTATGCCATTATCAtcctttcttcccttcttcaGGCCCTGGGTGAAAATATGCTTCCTGTGAGAGACGGCGGCGGTCTCCACCTGAGTAGCCTCTGTAGATGCCTCAGGAGATGACTCAATCGGAGGAGACTGGACCACAGGAgcagaagaatgaacctgaaataacatataaacaatttaatttttcataaactaaacatgaaataacatataaacaattatttaataaattatttctttgtaaaaaaacaaacctgtgtgtcgacggCCTCCTGAGATGGCTGGTCAGAGGGCTCCTTAGCTGGCTCCTCAAACATCTATAGCGCTACCCGCAGCTGTAGCTGGATGTGGAGACGGGTCAATCTAGACAGGCGGAGACGGGTCCACAGGCGCAGAAGAATGAACCTATAATACATgtaaataatttagtttagattaataaaataattaattaatacattattttattgtaaaaaaaaaaattctgtgtGTCGACGGGCTCCTGAGATGGCATGTGAGAGGGCTCCTGAGCGGCCCGCGGAGCCGGAGATGCAGATGGTGCCGAAGGCCCGGCTGTAGAACGGAGAAAGAAGTCATCGAAAATAATATCCAAGTCCTCATCTCCACCTCCCATATGTAGATCACCAACTGTAGAACGGAGAAAGAAGTCATCGAAAATAATATCCAAGTCCTCATCTCCACCTCCAATATGTAGATCACCAACTGGCATCTGCGGAAATGATGACCAAGGATCATAACGTGGGAACATCTCTGGCGTATATCCAGGTCTCTGTGAAGTCGACGGCCTGGAAGAAGAAAGGGTATCTGTAGCCGACGGAGCCTGAAGAGACATATTGTCAGGCTCATCTACTAGACCTCTGCCAGCCCGACCACCTCCGCCGGCCCGCATCACCTGCGCAAAGCCGACCACCTCTCGCCGCCCGCCCACCTCTCATCGCCTACCACCCCAGAACACCCTCCGGTACATCCTCGACACGATGCCACTCCGTTCCGTGTCATACCAGTGTCGGTAAGATGAACTATCCGTGCCGCATATGCTACTATCCCGGGGTCGGTGCACTCCGTAAGGGGAATGCTCTCATGGCGTATCATCAGAGTCATCCGTAGCTGCATATATTTGcaaattttaagaattgaataaattcataaagtaatacataataAGACGATGATTGAATAAACTTACCAGCGCCTCGTACGCTCCTGAGAGTGATGCATATCCTCGGCCATCAGGACGCGGTGTCGAGGGGTTGGCAACCAAAGAGCGAGTGATATGCATGTACCAAGTCATGTACTCATGGACCGGAGTGTCATGTCCGACCGCCGCTAGAGTCGTCATCCTCTTGTTCCATGCATTGACTTCCTGGTGCATACGCGCCCGCCATGCCGTACTATCGATCGAACGCTCGTCCCTGGTGTAGTGGTAGTGCTCCCAATGTGTAGCCGCGGGTATGTTCTGCACATGCCCAAACTGCCGTAATACACGGTCGGGTGCGTGATGCTCAACGATGTCCATATGGATCAATGGACACCGTGCAGTCCACATGTGCTCACCAGCCCTACAAAACGCCGGCAGCTGACCCAAAATCTGATCATACGGCGTCCATATGAAAGCCTATAAGAGGAATTCaactagttaacaataaaagactaacaaaaataacaaactaatgttaaataaaaaaaaacttacctcGGGGGCCGTCATGCGGTCTAACTGATCCCTAAACGGGAGAATGACATGGTGCGTCTCCACACCTGCAGTACGGCCTCGCGACCATCTCCGCGCGTATGGCATATCCTCGCAACATAGTCATCGGGAGGGTGAGCCCTATGGGGTCgaaaaggtctcaacctagtccacacccatatccGTCAtagtcatcaaaaaaattatttatcgaTCGTCGTttcgaaaaaatatatttaatgttTTAtctacacacacttaaatatattacctaAAGAAGAGGGCTAAATGCAGCGACCTCAACCCTCTCGCCCATAGAGGCTCGATCAAATCCTCTGTACATGTAAGACAGGACGGCGGCGCCCTAACTATAACATCCCAGCTGCTCTAGGCCCTCAATAAAGAGCAGATACCTAATGCTCATATCCGCACCCAACGTGTTCGGGAACATgatgcccccgaatatgatgagaAGATATAAGCGAGCACGTCGGTCAACATCAGCCTGTGCCGTCGCCTCGCCAATCGGATGTTGCAGATCTACGAGGCGCAAGTGAGCATGGAGGGAGGACCGCAACAACCGACTCCGTCCACGCATATCCCCCTGCAGAGGCTCGAAACCAGTGAGCCTAGCCATGCAGCGATCGGCGGCATCTCGGAGGCTCCACTCTACACAATGCCCGTCCATCAATCAGCCAGACCATAAATCACCTCGACATCCACGGGGTGATCAGCCTCGCCAAGATGCGGAGATAAATGTATGGGTCTCACGGCCGCCGCTCGCTCAATCATACCGCATCAGCCCTATCGTGCACTAGCGACCAACCCTCGATGTACCGGTAGATACCGCCCGACGTAGTATATCTATGACACGGGGATATGGGGGAACAGCCTCTAGAATATCCCATACGGCTCCCAAACAACGGACCACTCTCCAGAGGATACCGATGCATCCCATACATATCGGGACCTATGCTCTCGTAGATAAAATACTTCTCTGTTATCGAAGGGTCCGGCTCCATGGTGGTGTCCTATTTATTTtaggcattttaaattaatcattaataaatgaagtaaggATTAAAGTGGTATattttttacgcattttaaattaatcattatttttttaattaatctctaatacgtagtattagttatgtaatcttttaccgagaaattatacaaaggattgaatcctaaactaaggattttcaatttctaattagcaaataaataaataaaaaattaactaactaatcaaataataaaaaattaattagcatataattattaaataaagtgagaaactaactaatcaaataattaacaaattattaacaaataaacaattggcttaacaaaaactaaataaataattagctagtctaacaattgaaataactaatctaacaattaccaaatactaaataagcaactaataaaaaattaacaaattaacaacaactaaacaaataataaaaaaaaaacgggCTGAAAACAGCCCATTTGCGCACAAAAAAAGTgcgtaaaatttatttttttgtccatATTCACACAATAATAACGCTTAGgttaataaattaacaattaacaacaaatgaagaaaaaaaaaattaaaattttttttaaaaaaaaatggaaaacgGCTCGAAAACAGTAATTTTTTACGCACAAAAAAGTGcgtaaaagtatttttttgtcAACATAATAATGCTTAGGTTaataatgtaatagaaaatcgtagtgaaatacctagatcaagctttgattttgagtttttgaatcGAATTATACGCCGCTTTTATTGCGAAAGAAACTTATCACTGAAATTTCAATATACCACTTTTGGGTTGGAAATCAACAAGAAAACGATGTTTTTGATCGCGTGGGACCTCGGAAAGGGACCTTTAATGGctgattttcgtttttttttttttgaatttggggGGACCAGTGGGGAAGACGACTGGCCCGATATATTTGCCTCTTTTACGCACAGATTATGTGCGTAAAAGAACTTTAGTGTAAAAactacactttggtccttttacgcacataatctgtgcgtgaagcctacttaggttttttttttttttttttttttttttttttaatgggttatcttggttccaaaaatttattttgggGTTACAAAAGTCTTGGGCTCTCTTAAGTGTATCCAACTTTTCCGCGGACCAGGAAAGAAAGACCGAAAGGAAGATGTCATGGTTTAGTACCTCAATCGTCAAGACAATTTTGCTGCTAGCTAAGGTACAAGTATAACCAGCAAAACAACCTCAGTATAATTCATTATACCAACATATAGTCTCCTTCTTCCACGTCTTCTCAGATTGGCAGttaaagaaatttaattagAACGATCACTTGCTTTGATTAGCCCAAAACAGACAAAAATGGAACAGAACTATGGTATACCACAGCATCTGCAGTCTTAATAATTTGAGCTGAACGCTTATGTGCAGAACTGGTAGCCTCTTTTTTAGATAAAAGAACCACTTTTTAATGACACTTTTATCATTTGTCACATCCAACAATATAAATGTTTAAGATTTCACCAATTACTTCAAATATTGCAGCCATTGGAGTCATCCTTGAACATGGTGGAAGGTTTTAACCTTCCTTCCAAAGGTTGTCGTCCAATTTGTTGGTTGAGGGTGATGACAGCATTTTCACGTTAAGGCTGCATTTACGTTTGTGTTTATACTAGGGTAGAAGAAGCAGTCCCAGAATTGCTAATAGTCAATCGAACTAAAGCCCGAAAAGTTCCAACAAATGGAAAATGAAACATAGAAATATAACTGATATTATAAGCTAAAAGGCATAGAACATACAGactaattcattctttgcttcTTATCCCCGCTCTCCTAAATCCTCTGTGCATAAACGAGCACTAGTAATGTACACAAAAAAGTGCTCCGCAAAAACTTTTAAGAC contains:
- the LOC132048816 gene encoding serine/threonine-protein phosphatase 7 long form homolog; amino-acid sequence: MTAPEAFIWTPYDQILGQLPAFCRAGEHMWTARCPLIHMDIVEHHAPDRVLRQFGHVQNIPAATHWEHYHYTRDERSIDSTAWRARMHQEVNAWNKRMTTLAAVGHDTPVHEYMTWYMHITRSLVANPSTPRPDGRGYASLSGAYEALLRMTLMIRHESIPLTECTDPGIVAYAARIVHLTDTGMTRNGVASCRGCTGGCSGVAPSATDTLSSSRPSTSQRPGYTPEMFPRYDPWSSFPQMPVGDLHIGGGDEDLDIIFDDFFLRSTVGDLHMGGGDEDLDIIFDDFFLRSTAGPSAPSASPAPRAAQEPSHMPSQEPVHSSAPVDPSPPV